One genomic window of Quercus lobata isolate SW786 chromosome 9, ValleyOak3.0 Primary Assembly, whole genome shotgun sequence includes the following:
- the LOC115962187 gene encoding remorin-like, protein MADEEPKKVETETPSEPPPPVERVHEAPKDVTEEKSVIPLPPADDEEKPVESKALAIVEKAPECADQKSNEGSVNRDAVLARVATEKRISLIKAWEESEKSKAENKAHKKLSSVGAWENSKKATLEAQLKQIEEQLEKKKAEYVEKMKNKVALIHKTAEEKRAEIEAKRGEEILKAEEVAAKYRATGTAPKKLFSCFSG, encoded by the exons ATGGCTGACGAGGAACCAAAAAAGGTGGAGACCGAAACACCCTCGGAGCCTCCGCCACCAGTTGAACGCGTCCATGAAGCTCCCAAAGATGTCACTGAGGAGAAATCTGTAATCCCACTTCCTCCTGCTGATGATGAAGAAAAGCCAGTAGAGTCCAAAGCGCTTGCTATTGTTGAAA AGGCTCCTGAGTGCGCTGATCAGAAAAGTAACGAGGGTTCTGTCAACCGGG ATGCTGTGCTTGCTAGAGTTGCAACAGAGAAGAGGATATCACTAATCAAGGCATGGGAAGAAAGTGAAAAGTCGAAAGCAGAGAACAA GGCTCATAAAAAGCTATCTTCTGTTGGGGCATGGGAGAACAGCAAGAAAGCAACTTTAGAGGCCCAATTAAAACAGATTGAG GAACaattggagaagaagaaggctGAATATgtggagaaaatgaaaaacaaagttgCTCTCATACACAAGACAGCAGAAGAAAAGAGGGCTGAAATTGAAGCTAAACGTGGGGAAGAAATTCTCAAGGCAGAGGAAGTGGCTGCAAAATACCGTGCCACTGGAACTGCTCCAAAGAAGCTCTTTAGTTGTTTTTCTGGCTGA
- the LOC115959497 gene encoding transcription factor MYB17-like, with translation MVKMGRAPCCDKDGVKRGAWSPEEDQLLVQYINKHGHGSWRTLPKHAGLLRCGKSCRLRWINYLRPDIKRGPFTAEEEDSIIQLQGMLGNRWAAIASQMPGRTDNEIKNYWNTHLKKRSLCSVPSPWVHKPSSKPETSNVKSESPSTRHMVQWESARVEAEARMSMELSLLDSSLMIKTECDYFLRLWSSEVGESFRKVNGKDAGVCQSPVSPKSSSIKCGSGSDVTIQAINTRTSACTNMKPEQADSYKPKVEDVMATSDSHTSYDLIDSSDSALELLLDFPDGEDSFQV, from the exons ATGGTGAAGATGGGAAGAGCGCCATGTTGTGATAAGGATGGAGTTAAGAGAGGTGCTTGGAGTCCTGAAGAGGACCAACTCTTGGTACAGTACATTAACAAGCATGGCCATGGTAGCTGGCGTACACTCCCAAAGCATgctg GTCTCCTTCGATGTGGAAAGAGTTGTCGGCTCAGGTGGATAAACTATCTTCGCCCTGACATTAAACGTGGTCCATTTACAGCTGAGGAAGAGGATTCTATAATTCAGCTTCAAGGCATGCTTGGTAATAG GTGGGCTGCCATAGCATCACAGATGCCAGGAAGAACAGACAATGAGATTAAGAACTATTGGAACACTCATTTAAAGAAGCGTTCCCTTTGCTCAGTCCCTAGCCCATGGGTGCACAAGCCCTCCTCCAAACCAGAGACAAGTAATGTCAAATCTGAATCCCCTTCCACTCGCCACATGGTACAATGGGAGAGTGCCAGAGTTGAGGCCGAGGCTCGGATGTCAATGGAATTGTCACTACTTGACTCATCTTTGATGATAAAGACAGAATGTGATTACTTCCTCCGTCTATGGAGTTCTGAAGTTGGAGAATCGTTTCGGAAGGTCAATGGTAAAGATGCGGGAGTGTGTCAAAGCCCTGTCTCTCCAAAATCCTCATCAATAAAATGTGGTTCAGGTTCAGATGTCACAATACAAGCGATAAACACCAGGACCAGTGCATGTACTAACATGAAGCCAGAACAAGCAGATAGCTATAAACCAAAGGTAGAAGACGTTATGGCCACCTCGGATTCTCACACCTCTTATGATCTCATTGATTCTTCTGATTCAGCATTGGAGCTACTGCTAGATTTCCCAGATGGTGAGGACAGCTTTCAAGTATAG